In Acidobacteriota bacterium, the DNA window TACGAACACGTTGATAAGCGCCTTGTTGTTTGAGCACTCGACGCCCGGGCGGGCCCTTCTCCAGGCTCTGCGGCTTGGAGAGATTCTGTTATCGCAGGCAACTTTGGAGGAGTTGGCGGAAGTTCTTCAACGCGAGAAGTTCGATCGCTATGTGACACCTGCACAACGAGAAGAATTCCTTGAGGCGCTTGTTGAGCGTGCGAACTTCATCGAAGCAACTGAAGAGGTACGCGTGTGCCGCGATACCCGAGATGACAAGTTTCTAGAGGTGGCCATCAGTGGAGGCGCCAGGTATATCATCAGCGGTGATAACGATCTGTTGTCGCTCCACCCGTTCGGCGATGTAGCTGTAGTGACGCCCGCTGAGTTTTTGGCAGCGATCGAGGGAGCCGATGAAGACTGATCTAGATTCGACGCGATAGGATGGATTATGGACGGTTTTAATTCCAGAGGCGGGTGGATCGAAGTAATCACCGGCGGAATGTTCAGCGGCAAGAGCGAAGAGTTGATCCGCCGCATACGACGCGCCGAGATAGCCCGCCAGCGGTCGCAGATTTTTAAACCGGCGATCGACGATCGCTTCGAGCTGAAGCGAGTCATCTCGCGCGACAATCGGGGACTGGATGCCACAGCCGTCAGCAACTCCTCGGACCTTCGCGCTAATATCGTGTTCGGAGTGAAGGTCGTCGGCATCGACGAAGTGCAATTCTTCGATGATGAAATCGTCGACGTGTGCATGGAGCTTGCAGACGGCGGCGTGCGAGTTATCGCAGCCGGGCTTGATCAAGATTACTTGCGCCGTCCATTCGGCCCGATGCCTGCGCTTCTGGCCGTGGCTGAGGACGTCTCGAAGATGCACGCGGTGTGTGTTCGATGCGGGGGACTCGCCCACTACACGCAGCGAGTCGCGGGCGGCAACTCGCAAATCGAAATCGGGGACGGCACCTACGAAGCACGCTGCCGGGTTTGCTACGAGCCCTATCGAGCAGAGAATCAACCCCGCGCTACTGCTGAGCAGATCGAAACCGGGGTGGGCGCTTTTAGCACAGCTAAGGCAGATGACTGAAGATCCTGCTTCGCTAGCGGCCGTTCATCACCTACAGCCCGCGCCTTCTCTCCGCTTTCACAACTGACAATGAACGTATTCGAACTGACCGGGAGACTGATTTCAATCCCTTCAATCAGCGGGAGTGAAAAGGCCGTCGCTCTTTTCCTGGCTGACCATCTGAGC includes these proteins:
- a CDS encoding thymidine kinase, whose protein sequence is MDGFNSRGGWIEVITGGMFSGKSEELIRRIRRAEIARQRSQIFKPAIDDRFELKRVISRDNRGLDATAVSNSSDLRANIVFGVKVVGIDEVQFFDDEIVDVCMELADGGVRVIAAGLDQDYLRRPFGPMPALLAVAEDVSKMHAVCVRCGGLAHYTQRVAGGNSQIEIGDGTYEARCRVCYEPYRAENQPRATAEQIETGVGAFSTAKADD
- a CDS encoding putative toxin-antitoxin system toxin component, PIN family, with the protein product MSSVRYVFDTNTLISALLFEHSTPGRALLQALRLGEILLSQATLEELAEVLQREKFDRYVTPAQREEFLEALVERANFIEATEEVRVCRDTRDDKFLEVAISGGARYIISGDNDLLSLHPFGDVAVVTPAEFLAAIEGADED